The proteins below are encoded in one region of Streptomyces marianii:
- a CDS encoding DUF6571 family protein, which translates to MPTFEQLLNAKLGPAQTAVTQWTEMIAKLNALKTEASAMKTKADKSTWRGENASVTKGFVTKTAKEFGDAVTEAESVRDLLQDAHTLLKSAQDDLKATYENPPPGITIYPNGVISHRVHPDRRSADGTEPVATEAQFEALRGKIEGILKRAAEADELCAWGLRALIKNHPNDFGSTDLGGIADAKRLREEEKQQAENGREAAKLYARWEHLDDKERERLLRLVEDGQGSPAFSAELMTNLSFNGREQQEAVLLLASSLEHGGRDGQLSATDARLYRALSGSLATATGPDSPLGSPGGVTSAWTDRLIAVARDGNGLPNRHPGQLGGGAAGLSALTKLMAADNDGLQVYDPNKDPKEKSSPWQKDEGDPVYSEAFLTEVAETIRDWETHTDDPYDGHMKNWQGTQEDPMKGLLNAMSRNPSAATHYFDPNTTDNLKYFLDDRKWPGGEVESKMPGELQHSSARAELGLALEAAATGRAPGSPMHPVPAHHDGAETAIFERVMGEYTKELRTNQSAIPVSMRLPMADMIADYGSDVHQILGKKMDGPTDFNQLEIDRGDLTRIIRSTAEDPNAFKAIHGSQTAVIGEGLSRFPEESFRKEDPELRAWVKQSASALGHLDGVRGDVIYDLGQAEKDANNWNKMVNYHVYGGLLTPIPIVGDGVQRSIDWGLSANLNDENAKVDAATRENMIKHYDEGQKQMYGMLRGMAIHRGLTETELDRSPGEFEDHLQTITEQWYQNGMEDADKSMGQ; encoded by the coding sequence ATGCCCACGTTCGAACAGCTCCTGAACGCCAAGCTGGGGCCGGCGCAGACCGCGGTAACCCAGTGGACGGAGATGATCGCCAAGCTGAATGCCCTCAAGACGGAGGCGTCGGCGATGAAGACGAAGGCGGATAAGTCGACCTGGCGGGGCGAGAACGCCTCGGTGACGAAGGGCTTCGTCACGAAGACGGCGAAGGAGTTCGGTGACGCGGTCACCGAGGCCGAGTCCGTCCGCGACCTCCTCCAGGACGCGCACACCCTGCTCAAGTCGGCCCAGGACGACCTGAAGGCGACGTACGAGAACCCTCCGCCGGGCATCACCATCTACCCCAACGGTGTGATCAGCCACCGCGTCCACCCGGACCGCCGGTCGGCCGACGGTACGGAACCGGTGGCCACCGAGGCGCAGTTCGAGGCGCTGCGCGGCAAGATCGAGGGCATCCTTAAGCGTGCCGCCGAGGCGGACGAGCTATGCGCCTGGGGCTTGCGCGCGCTGATCAAGAACCATCCGAACGACTTCGGTAGCACCGACCTCGGAGGAATCGCCGACGCGAAGAGGCTGCGCGAGGAGGAGAAGCAGCAGGCGGAGAACGGCCGGGAGGCCGCCAAGCTCTACGCCCGCTGGGAGCACCTCGACGACAAGGAGCGCGAGCGGCTGCTGAGGCTCGTGGAGGACGGCCAGGGATCGCCGGCGTTCTCCGCCGAGCTCATGACCAACCTCAGCTTCAACGGTCGGGAGCAGCAGGAGGCCGTACTTCTGCTGGCCAGCAGCCTGGAGCACGGCGGACGCGACGGCCAGCTCTCCGCGACCGACGCCCGCCTCTACCGGGCGCTGTCCGGGAGCCTCGCCACCGCCACAGGACCCGATTCGCCGCTCGGTTCCCCCGGCGGCGTCACCTCTGCCTGGACCGACCGCCTCATCGCCGTGGCCCGTGACGGCAACGGCCTTCCGAACCGGCACCCGGGGCAGCTGGGCGGCGGAGCGGCGGGGCTCAGCGCGCTGACCAAGCTGATGGCCGCGGACAACGACGGCCTGCAGGTCTACGACCCGAACAAGGACCCCAAGGAGAAGTCCTCGCCCTGGCAGAAGGACGAGGGCGACCCGGTGTACAGCGAGGCCTTCCTCACAGAGGTCGCCGAGACCATCCGGGACTGGGAGACGCACACGGACGACCCGTACGACGGCCATATGAAGAACTGGCAGGGCACGCAGGAGGACCCGATGAAGGGCCTGCTGAACGCCATGAGCCGCAACCCGTCCGCCGCCACCCACTACTTCGACCCGAACACCACCGACAACCTGAAGTACTTCCTGGACGACCGGAAGTGGCCCGGCGGCGAGGTCGAGAGCAAGATGCCGGGGGAGCTGCAGCACAGCTCGGCCCGAGCCGAGCTCGGTCTCGCGCTCGAGGCCGCCGCCACCGGCCGTGCCCCCGGCTCGCCGATGCACCCGGTGCCGGCTCACCACGACGGCGCCGAGACCGCGATCTTCGAGCGGGTGATGGGCGAGTACACGAAGGAGCTCAGGACGAACCAGAGCGCCATCCCCGTTTCCATGCGACTGCCGATGGCCGACATGATCGCCGACTACGGCTCCGACGTGCACCAGATCCTCGGCAAGAAGATGGACGGCCCGACCGACTTCAATCAGTTGGAGATCGACCGCGGCGACCTCACCCGGATCATCCGCTCCACGGCCGAGGACCCCAACGCCTTCAAGGCCATCCACGGTTCGCAGACCGCCGTGATCGGCGAGGGGCTGTCACGCTTCCCGGAGGAGTCCTTCCGCAAGGAGGACCCGGAGCTGCGGGCCTGGGTCAAGCAGTCCGCGTCGGCGCTCGGTCACCTCGACGGTGTGCGCGGCGACGTCATCTATGACCTGGGGCAGGCGGAGAAGGACGCCAACAACTGGAACAAGATGGTCAACTACCACGTGTATGGTGGGCTGCTGACTCCCATCCCGATCGTCGGCGATGGGGTCCAGCGCTCGATTGACTGGGGTCTGAGCGCGAACCTGAACGACGAGAACGCCAAGGTCGACGCCGCGACCCGCGAAAACATGATCAAGCATTACGACGAGGGCCAGAAGCAGATGTACGGCATGTTGCGCGGGATGGCGATACATCGCGGGCTCACGGAGACGGAGCTGGACAGGAGCCCCGGCGAGTTCGAGGACCACCTCCAGACGATCACCGAGCAGTGGTACCAGAACGGCATGGAAGACGCCGACAAGTCGATGGGCCAGTGA
- a CDS encoding ATP-binding protein, with protein MDTSGSLDSSLQKVRERVAPTLKAFGYPGLANQEFVTAARLDSKRLLRNFARIHYPGVAGVRFPESYNGLGTRNLVMILLRLFTCYRGSSNLVGVRLPSAPAGGRTA; from the coding sequence GTGGATACCTCCGGCAGTCTCGACAGCAGCCTCCAGAAGGTCCGCGAACGGGTGGCGCCGACGTTGAAGGCATTCGGCTATCCGGGTCTGGCCAACCAGGAGTTCGTCACGGCCGCCCGGCTGGACTCCAAGAGGCTGCTCAGGAACTTCGCGCGCATTCACTATCCAGGAGTGGCCGGTGTGCGGTTCCCTGAGTCGTACAACGGCCTCGGTACGCGGAACTTGGTGATGATTCTGCTCAGGCTCTTCACCTGCTATCGCGGGTCTTCGAATTTAGTGGGGGTGCGCCTGCCGTCGGCTCCGGCGGGTGGTCGCACAGCGTGA
- a CDS encoding DNA-binding transcriptional response regulator encodes MALHLEGVRRVGIVDDVKADAEALGRLFEDFDMQALIMPRPQPRATAEEYLSTLPPLDVLVCDHQLSNSWPVAFTGAELAARANSSPHKLPAIVMSSHVGTHEASSIHRWRADIPAVVRKQADEEEVLGAVRYAFEEAAGRWSRERSRFRTPVEVLAVHLAGETPYAEVLVSGWSLTQVAHLPLLRFEEDTGIQADALLPGTWLRAEVNCYAPRAEDLCFAHISLAPQLSEEVRAL; translated from the coding sequence ATGGCTCTGCACCTTGAGGGTGTCCGCAGGGTCGGCATCGTAGACGATGTGAAGGCCGACGCGGAAGCCCTTGGTCGGCTCTTCGAAGACTTCGACATGCAGGCTCTGATCATGCCCCGGCCGCAGCCCCGCGCCACGGCGGAGGAATATCTGTCGACGCTCCCCCCTCTAGACGTACTCGTCTGCGACCATCAGCTGAGCAACAGCTGGCCGGTCGCGTTCACGGGAGCGGAGCTCGCTGCCCGGGCCAACAGCAGCCCTCACAAGCTCCCGGCCATCGTTATGAGTTCGCATGTAGGCACCCACGAGGCATCCTCCATCCACCGTTGGCGGGCCGACATTCCCGCGGTCGTCCGCAAGCAGGCCGACGAAGAAGAAGTCCTTGGCGCCGTCCGATACGCCTTCGAAGAGGCGGCCGGCAGGTGGTCACGAGAGCGGAGCCGGTTCCGCACCCCGGTCGAGGTCCTCGCCGTGCATCTGGCAGGCGAAACGCCGTATGCCGAGGTGCTGGTCAGCGGCTGGAGCCTGACGCAGGTGGCGCACCTGCCACTCCTACGCTTCGAGGAGGACACCGGGATCCAAGCCGACGCCCTACTGCCAGGCACCTGGTTACGGGCCGAGGTCAACTGCTACGCCCCGCGGGCTGAGGACCTTTGCTTCGCACACATTTCCCTGGCCCCCCAACTGTCCGAGGAAGTCCGCGCCCTGTGA
- a CDS encoding IS3 family transposase → MYRFICVEKAQFTVVLLCAVLGVARSSYYAWEAGKQARGVPEREDLALVQEITVIRVASKRTYGVPRVHAELRRRGAQ, encoded by the coding sequence ATGTACCGGTTCATCTGCGTGGAGAAGGCCCAATTCACAGTTGTCCTGCTGTGCGCCGTCCTCGGCGTGGCCCGCTCCTCGTACTACGCCTGGGAAGCCGGCAAGCAGGCCCGCGGGGTGCCCGAGCGCGAGGACCTCGCCCTGGTCCAAGAGATCACCGTCATCCGCGTCGCGTCGAAGAGGACGTACGGCGTTCCCCGGGTGCACGCCGAACTGCGCCGCCGGGGCGCCCAGTGA
- a CDS encoding ComEC/Rec2 family competence protein produces MTVSFLPRQGVSPEGDLAVTILDVGHGNSAIVRDGQRCAVVDAADDTTHAELERLGCTDLEEVVVSHVDNDHIAGMNRLLLDPRWSLGRVRVNTDASKDTRAWRHLQETLQLVYDDKRITGILPVYTDTGLPIRVGRAELEVCHPRSLMALSGPRTRDARFGTVTSNTMSAVIRIHLDGAAAVLLASDIDGVGLRDILDRRSQQLCADVLVFPHHGGLPGAMNPVEFARSLTSAVDPRMVIFSMGTSGRTANPRPEIIEGVRAAAPDAHIACTQLSVHCHELGSPPPPEGHLSEAMARGRSASRCCAGSIVITRTENGFQYAPPLPRHGEFVLALASGTETGTLPLCRARASPIPNPSTGDSVR; encoded by the coding sequence GTGACCGTTTCTTTTCTCCCCCGTCAGGGCGTATCTCCCGAGGGTGATCTTGCGGTCACGATCCTGGATGTGGGTCATGGCAACTCCGCCATCGTCCGCGACGGGCAACGGTGCGCGGTTGTCGACGCCGCGGACGACACCACACACGCTGAACTCGAAAGACTCGGTTGCACGGACCTCGAGGAAGTCGTCGTCTCGCACGTCGACAACGATCACATCGCGGGAATGAACAGACTCCTCCTGGACCCGCGGTGGTCGCTCGGCCGCGTCCGGGTCAACACCGACGCGTCCAAGGACACTCGGGCGTGGCGGCACCTGCAGGAAACTCTACAGCTCGTGTACGACGACAAGCGCATCACGGGCATCCTGCCGGTCTACACGGATACGGGCCTGCCCATCCGGGTGGGTCGGGCAGAGCTTGAAGTGTGTCATCCTCGGTCGCTGATGGCGCTCTCGGGACCGCGCACGCGCGATGCCCGGTTCGGCACGGTGACGAGCAACACCATGTCCGCCGTCATCCGGATTCATCTCGACGGCGCGGCTGCTGTCCTCCTCGCGAGCGACATCGACGGCGTCGGCTTACGGGACATCTTGGATCGCCGGAGTCAGCAACTCTGCGCGGATGTACTCGTCTTCCCGCATCACGGCGGCCTCCCCGGGGCTATGAATCCGGTGGAGTTCGCCCGCTCGCTCACGTCCGCGGTTGACCCGCGCATGGTGATCTTCTCGATGGGGACGAGCGGCCGAACGGCCAATCCGCGACCAGAAATCATCGAAGGAGTACGGGCGGCGGCACCCGACGCACACATCGCCTGCACGCAGCTGTCGGTCCACTGCCACGAGTTGGGCTCTCCGCCGCCACCCGAAGGGCATCTCTCCGAGGCCATGGCCCGTGGCCGCTCCGCGAGTCGCTGCTGCGCAGGCAGCATCGTGATCACCCGCACCGAGAACGGCTTCCAGTACGCGCCGCCGCTGCCTCGTCATGGCGAGTTCGTGCTTGCACTGGCGTCAGGGACGGAGACCGGGACGTTGCCCTTGTGCCGCGCGCGAGCGTCGCCGATCCCGAACCCTTCGACTGGCGACAGCGTCAGATAA
- a CDS encoding sensor histidine kinase — MARHYLRFAPKILTRLGEELVPHPDMGIMELVRNAYDADATECSIELVDSARPGGSIIVSDDGHGMTDAELTSDFLLIGSSRKPSTPFTSSGRRRVGEKGLGRLAALRLGRRVKVTTRSAATPGVQYTLGIDWDELDSAHAVEDVALELRDVQPHARVGTRIEIHDLRQGLSVADVERLTRSLTLLTGPFQAESTFKILWNQTAFGYEDLTSAVTDEHLQWAEFHLSGRLGADGRQSAELRDHQGHLIGTATAGDLRSAAAGVRRRTTTDDGQRLFTSSPAAKFDLWMFNLNPRHSVALRDSIQPTSEIKSWLADVGGVHLYHHGLRVQPYGDPDDDWLSINVRRAVLSEFRPYTNNSVGALVVNDPEDRLQPKTDRSGFVQNAAFGELREFARSAIEWASQRRRQIREAERQDQRNRAKAQTADAEAEFTEAKKALEEQLADNQGRLDGNFDRASVQRILTTSQLLADQRLREIKDLHSELLLYRALATVGTSTAVFAHEAQQPADRILQEVRTVDRRVRRDLDPAIVDDRYKPSLSAITDGARTLQIFAKLPLELLVRKKRDLTHVDIDEVCLATLRLFHNFLSDRGIHVTQDLDCQNLRVRTYEAAVESIVSNLLVNSIHALTRTDGGSERRIHLATCSFVDKDTPWIRLIVDDTGPGIQDASTEEIWVPGFTTRDGGTGLGLTIVRDTVGDMLGRQKAFKNGPLGGARLLVELPASTTTLPAGTTNDEREE, encoded by the coding sequence TTGGCCAGGCATTATCTGCGCTTCGCGCCCAAGATCCTCACGCGTCTTGGTGAAGAGCTCGTTCCGCATCCGGACATGGGGATCATGGAGTTGGTACGCAACGCGTACGACGCCGACGCCACCGAGTGCAGCATCGAGTTGGTCGACTCCGCGCGCCCTGGCGGCTCGATCATCGTTTCGGACGACGGGCACGGTATGACCGATGCCGAGCTCACCTCCGACTTTCTGCTCATCGGCAGTTCGAGGAAACCGTCGACGCCGTTCACCAGCAGCGGTCGAAGGCGGGTCGGCGAGAAGGGGCTCGGGCGTCTTGCGGCGCTTCGCCTGGGCCGACGAGTGAAGGTCACGACACGATCAGCGGCGACCCCAGGGGTGCAGTACACCCTGGGTATCGACTGGGACGAACTAGACTCCGCCCATGCGGTGGAGGACGTAGCGCTCGAACTCCGCGACGTCCAGCCTCACGCCCGCGTGGGAACTCGTATCGAGATACACGATCTCCGGCAGGGGTTGAGCGTCGCCGATGTCGAGCGGCTGACGCGCTCGCTCACGCTGCTCACGGGCCCTTTTCAGGCCGAGTCGACCTTCAAGATCCTCTGGAATCAAACGGCGTTCGGATACGAGGACCTCACCTCAGCCGTGACTGATGAACATTTGCAGTGGGCCGAGTTCCACCTGTCGGGGCGGCTCGGTGCAGATGGTAGACAGTCGGCGGAACTCAGGGACCACCAAGGGCATCTGATCGGCACCGCAACGGCGGGCGACCTTCGGTCCGCGGCCGCAGGAGTCCGACGCCGAACCACCACCGATGACGGCCAACGTCTCTTCACGAGTTCCCCTGCGGCCAAGTTCGACCTGTGGATGTTCAACCTCAACCCGAGGCATTCGGTCGCCCTGCGTGACTCGATTCAGCCGACATCGGAGATCAAGAGCTGGCTCGCTGACGTCGGCGGTGTGCACCTGTATCACCACGGGTTGCGCGTCCAGCCCTACGGCGACCCTGACGACGACTGGCTGAGCATCAATGTCCGCCGTGCTGTGCTCTCCGAATTCCGGCCCTACACGAACAACTCCGTAGGGGCTCTGGTCGTCAACGACCCAGAAGATCGCCTCCAGCCGAAGACGGACCGTAGCGGTTTCGTCCAGAACGCGGCCTTCGGTGAGCTACGTGAGTTCGCCCGGTCCGCGATCGAGTGGGCATCACAGCGCCGTCGCCAGATTCGCGAGGCCGAACGGCAGGATCAACGCAATCGCGCGAAGGCGCAGACGGCCGACGCCGAGGCCGAATTCACTGAGGCCAAGAAGGCCCTTGAAGAGCAACTGGCGGATAATCAGGGCCGTCTGGACGGCAACTTCGACCGTGCGTCGGTACAGCGCATCCTGACCACCTCGCAGCTCCTCGCGGACCAGCGTCTGCGCGAGATCAAGGATCTCCACTCTGAGCTGCTCCTCTACCGAGCTCTCGCCACGGTGGGAACGAGTACCGCCGTTTTCGCCCATGAGGCGCAGCAGCCCGCTGATCGCATTCTCCAGGAAGTGCGCACGGTCGACCGGAGGGTGCGTCGGGACCTCGATCCGGCAATCGTCGACGATCGCTACAAACCGTCTCTGAGCGCAATCACGGACGGGGCCCGCACCTTGCAAATCTTTGCGAAGCTCCCCCTGGAACTCCTTGTCCGCAAGAAGCGCGATCTGACACACGTGGACATCGACGAAGTGTGTCTGGCCACATTGCGGCTGTTCCACAACTTCCTAAGTGACCGCGGCATTCACGTCACCCAGGACCTCGACTGCCAGAACCTTCGCGTACGAACCTACGAGGCTGCTGTCGAATCCATCGTCTCCAATCTACTAGTCAACTCCATCCACGCGCTGACGCGTACGGACGGCGGTTCCGAGCGCAGGATCCACCTCGCGACGTGCTCCTTCGTCGACAAGGACACCCCGTGGATTCGCCTCATCGTGGATGACACGGGCCCAGGGATCCAGGATGCCTCGACCGAAGAGATCTGGGTTCCCGGATTCACGACGCGAGACGGCGGGACAGGATTGGGTCTGACCATCGTCCGTGACACGGTCGGCGACATGCTGGGCCGTCAGAAGGCTTTCAAAAACGGTCCTTTGGGAGGGGCCCGGCTCCTGGTCGAGTTGCCTGCCTCGACGACAACCCTCCCCGCCGGGACCACGAACGACGAGCGGGAGGAGTGA
- a CDS encoding ISAs1 family transposase, with translation MLEKLGPLDADRIADLCPYLASVPDPRSRRGRWYSLVSILLVCACAAVSGAKSLDEIAEFAERATNTLLATLRIRRHLLGWRRSPKPVTIGRVLMAVDGDALDQAVGAYLADQHRKSACADASAARPRRVIAVDGKALKGSAHLAAPRRHLLAAVTHHPVATLAQVEVGAKTNETRHFKPLLAPLHLADAVVTFDALHSVKANITWLVETKKAHYIAVIKTNQPTAYAQLAALPWTSITVQHTASATAHGRRESRSIKTCSIADSLGGIAFPHARLAIRVHRRRKPTGKPESRESVYAVTSLDIHQTSPAGLATAIRGHWGIENSSHYIRDVTFAEDASTVHTGNAPRAMATFRNLAIGTLKILGADNIAKTTRAIRHEPERALAILGITNNPDTHGT, from the coding sequence GTGCTGGAGAAGCTGGGTCCGCTGGATGCGGACCGGATCGCTGACCTGTGCCCCTACCTCGCATCGGTGCCCGATCCGCGTTCTCGCCGGGGCCGCTGGTACTCCCTGGTGTCGATCCTGCTGGTGTGTGCCTGCGCGGCCGTGTCAGGTGCGAAGAGCCTGGACGAGATCGCCGAGTTCGCCGAGCGGGCCACGAACACCCTGCTGGCGACCCTGAGGATCCGCCGTCACCTGCTCGGCTGGCGGCGCAGCCCCAAGCCGGTCACCATCGGACGCGTCCTCATGGCGGTCGACGGCGATGCTTTGGACCAGGCCGTGGGCGCCTACCTCGCTGACCAGCACCGCAAGTCCGCGTGCGCGGATGCGTCAGCGGCCCGACCGCGGCGGGTCATCGCCGTGGACGGCAAGGCGCTGAAGGGCTCGGCCCACCTGGCCGCGCCGCGCCGGCACCTGCTCGCGGCGGTCACGCATCACCCCGTCGCCACGCTCGCACAGGTCGAGGTCGGCGCGAAGACCAACGAGACGCGGCACTTCAAGCCCCTGCTGGCACCACTCCACCTCGCTGACGCCGTGGTCACCTTCGACGCCCTGCACTCGGTGAAGGCCAACATCACCTGGCTGGTCGAGACGAAGAAGGCACACTACATCGCGGTCATCAAGACCAACCAGCCCACCGCGTACGCCCAGCTCGCCGCTCTGCCCTGGACATCGATCACCGTCCAGCACACCGCCTCCGCCACCGCCCACGGACGGCGCGAGTCCCGGTCGATCAAGACCTGTTCCATCGCCGACAGCCTCGGCGGGATCGCCTTCCCCCACGCCCGCCTCGCCATCCGCGTCCACCGCCGCCGCAAGCCCACCGGCAAGCCCGAGAGTCGCGAGAGCGTCTACGCCGTCACCAGCCTGGATATCCACCAGACCAGCCCCGCCGGCCTCGCCACCGCCATCCGCGGGCACTGGGGAATCGAGAATTCCTCCCACTACATCCGAGATGTCACCTTCGCCGAGGACGCCTCGACCGTCCACACCGGCAACGCGCCCCGCGCCATGGCTACCTTCCGCAACCTCGCCATTGGCACCCTGAAGATCCTCGGAGCCGACAACATCGCCAAGACCACCCGCGCCATCCGCCACGAACCCGAACGAGCACTCGCCATCCTGGGCATCACCAACAACCCCGACACTCACGGAACTTGA
- a CDS encoding AAA family ATPase: MTQPSEPRAIPGPRDGSAEPHGTVVPVPPRLTKAVIRNFRLLRRTELSFTDKVTLCVGRNNTGKTSLAKLFEFFVARKKAALRIEDFSADCYEEFLAAHRLFASGEAEQARDTVPAVTLTLHISYDKDCGQYGPLAPFVVDLDPDCSEVVIRFAFALGDGALKEFFGGVPVGPDATATLEQLGRGIPKHFEMSVMAVDPTDEANVRPVDLADVRTLVRVDFVEAQRGLDDESDGHAAPIGAVFE; encoded by the coding sequence ATGACCCAGCCCAGTGAGCCGCGTGCCATCCCAGGCCCGCGAGACGGCTCCGCCGAACCACACGGGACCGTAGTCCCGGTGCCGCCCCGGCTCACCAAGGCGGTCATCCGCAACTTCCGGCTGCTCCGCAGAACCGAGCTCTCCTTCACCGACAAGGTGACGCTGTGCGTCGGACGCAACAACACGGGAAAGACCTCGCTTGCGAAACTGTTCGAATTCTTCGTGGCGAGGAAGAAGGCCGCGCTGCGCATCGAGGACTTCTCCGCCGACTGCTACGAGGAGTTCCTGGCCGCCCATCGCCTCTTCGCCTCGGGCGAGGCAGAGCAGGCGCGCGACACGGTTCCGGCAGTCACCCTCACCCTCCACATCTCCTACGACAAGGACTGCGGCCAGTACGGACCCCTGGCCCCCTTCGTGGTGGACCTCGACCCCGACTGCTCCGAGGTGGTGATCAGGTTCGCCTTCGCGTTGGGGGACGGTGCCCTGAAGGAGTTCTTCGGCGGCGTGCCGGTGGGGCCGGATGCCACGGCCACGCTTGAGCAGCTGGGCAGAGGCATCCCGAAGCACTTCGAGATGTCGGTGATGGCGGTGGACCCGACCGATGAGGCGAACGTCCGACCGGTCGACCTCGCGGACGTGCGCACCCTGGTGAGGGTGGACTTCGTCGAGGCGCAGCGAGGGCTGGACGACGAGAGCGACGGGCATGCCGCACCAATCGGAGCGGTCTTCGAGTAA
- a CDS encoding ISL3 family transposase, with translation MNSDDTGINEAATRLLGLEGVSVTQVKDDGAGGSTVYVVTSEDSARACPSCGVFATRLKDYRTTRPRHLPCGGRPVSIRWRKARWYCAEPACERGSFTEAIHAVPAGMRTTTALRRAAGAAVCDGSRTVVQAGRDLSLSWPIVQRCFEDYAATVLPETPPATEAVGIDETRRGKPVWAQNPATQKWELVADAWHIGFVDAIGGQGLFGQVEGRNATSVADWLSSQPASWRAQVRYVAIDLCSTFRAAVHRALPHATVVVDCFHIVQLAQRHLADLRRRLTWRQHGRRARKGDGIYTVRKLLRRNKEDLTEDQRLLLKTELEYMGTYGRQIHAAWQAKELLRDLLGLAVSRTHHAPDRSAISAARHRFFTHVADHAHLHELLTLAETIEQWWDGIETYLTTGITNAASEGNNRLIKLEARNAFGFRNRANQRLRSRCATTRRSRRQAHPH, from the coding sequence TTGAACAGCGACGATACCGGCATCAACGAAGCGGCAACGCGACTTCTGGGGCTGGAGGGGGTGAGTGTGACGCAGGTCAAGGACGACGGGGCGGGCGGTTCGACGGTGTACGTGGTCACGAGCGAGGACTCCGCCCGGGCCTGCCCCTCGTGCGGGGTCTTCGCCACCCGGCTGAAGGACTACCGCACCACCCGGCCCCGGCACCTGCCCTGCGGTGGACGCCCTGTGAGTATCCGGTGGCGCAAGGCACGCTGGTACTGCGCCGAACCCGCGTGCGAGCGCGGCTCGTTCACCGAGGCGATCCACGCGGTGCCCGCCGGGATGCGCACCACCACCGCCCTGCGCCGGGCGGCGGGGGCCGCGGTCTGCGACGGATCCCGCACCGTCGTGCAGGCCGGCCGCGACCTGTCCTTGAGCTGGCCCATCGTGCAGCGATGCTTTGAGGACTACGCCGCGACGGTCCTGCCCGAGACGCCGCCCGCGACCGAGGCGGTCGGGATCGACGAGACCCGGCGGGGCAAGCCGGTCTGGGCCCAGAACCCGGCCACGCAGAAGTGGGAACTGGTCGCGGACGCCTGGCACATCGGCTTCGTCGACGCGATCGGCGGGCAAGGACTGTTCGGGCAGGTCGAAGGCCGCAACGCCACCTCGGTCGCCGACTGGCTCAGCTCCCAGCCCGCATCCTGGCGGGCACAGGTGCGCTACGTCGCCATCGACCTGTGTTCCACCTTCCGCGCCGCCGTCCACCGTGCCCTGCCGCACGCGACCGTGGTCGTCGACTGCTTCCACATCGTGCAACTCGCCCAGCGCCACCTCGCCGACCTGCGCCGACGCCTCACCTGGCGGCAGCACGGCCGCCGGGCCCGCAAGGGCGACGGCATCTACACCGTCCGCAAACTCCTGCGCCGCAACAAAGAAGACCTCACCGAAGACCAACGCCTCCTCCTGAAGACCGAGTTGGAGTACATGGGTACCTACGGCCGGCAGATCCACGCGGCCTGGCAGGCCAAGGAACTCCTGCGCGACCTCCTCGGCCTGGCCGTCAGCCGCACCCACCACGCCCCCGACCGCTCCGCGATCTCCGCCGCCCGCCACCGCTTCTTCACCCACGTCGCCGACCACGCCCACCTGCACGAACTCCTCACCCTCGCCGAGACCATCGAGCAGTGGTGGGACGGCATCGAGACCTACCTGACCACCGGCATCACCAACGCCGCCTCCGAAGGCAACAACCGCCTCATCAAGCTCGAAGCGCGTAACGCCTTCGGCTTCCGCAACCGCGCCAACCAGCGCCTACGCTCACGCTGTGCGACCACCCGCCGGAGCCGACGGCAGGCGCACCCCCACTAA
- a CDS encoding IS3 family transposase, which produces MGLRQSMGRTGSCFAAADGFFAVLKEEIGTRIWNDRASARADIFTFIEIETYYNRRRLRIHPNWGYLTPHETRQRHHGTKPEHALTA; this is translated from the coding sequence TTGGGGCTACGGCAGAGCATGGGGCGGACCGGGAGCTGCTTCGCCGCCGCCGACGGTTTCTTCGCCGTCCTCAAAGAGGAGATCGGCACACGCATCTGGAATGACCGGGCGAGTGCGCGAGCCGACATCTTCACGTTCATCGAGATCGAGACCTACTACAACCGCAGGCGCCTGCGCATACATCCCAACTGGGGCTACCTCACGCCCCACGAGACCCGCCAGCGCCACCACGGAACGAAGCCAGAGCACGCCCTCACCGCATGA